A stretch of Streptosporangium album DNA encodes these proteins:
- a CDS encoding recombinase family protein, whose protein sequence is MLQRLTVDPVPQINSDSYSRTSPLVDRAVALGWAACRVMVIDDDLGKSGTSAVDRVGFQQLVAEISLGHVGLVLGIDMSRLARSGRDWYQLLELCALSGALLADTDGVYDPADYNDRLLLGLKGTMSEAELHLIKQRMQAGRVNKARRGELAIALPLGYWRRPSGEVVLDPDEQVQAVVRLIFAMFDRIGTIQGVTRYLVEHGIEIGMRARSGLDKGEVVWRRPARATLTCLLNSPIYAGIYVYGRRRVDSFRQVPGRPKSGRTVQKPDQWLAMIEGALPAYISVEHYHRNLERLAANRPQPAAPGPAREGPALLAGLVRCGRCRRRMTVAYHVNRVGGGSTPRANYDCAGARAEWGGPLCQHLRGRCLDDFVAGEVLAALAPAALQVSLRAAEQIVANRAALERIWRQRLERAEINVQRARRCYRLAEPEKRLVVRQLEKEWEQALAARQQLSEDYHRFAQSTPAVLTPAEQATITALAADLPALWRAATTTDADRKEIIRAVVEEVTVEVRGRSELVDVTLTWAGGRTTQAVIRRPIRRFDDLSYYPQLAARVRELADCGLHPATIAETLNAEGFHPAKDHGRIGHITVMEILRRSGHPIAYRREPRPVHPDDAPREYEWWLPDLAAELSMAHSTLRRWITLGHITGRQETRPPHRWIVHADPATLAQLRDRFDRACGRTTRVHPRFADNPKFHLP, encoded by the coding sequence ATGCTCCAGCGTCTCACCGTCGACCCGGTCCCGCAGATCAACTCTGACAGTTATTCACGAACAAGCCCCCTGGTAGATCGGGCGGTCGCACTCGGGTGGGCGGCCTGCCGGGTGATGGTGATCGACGACGATCTGGGCAAGTCCGGGACAAGCGCGGTGGATCGTGTGGGGTTTCAGCAGCTGGTAGCCGAGATTAGCTTGGGCCATGTCGGGCTGGTGCTGGGCATCGATATGTCGCGCCTGGCGCGATCAGGGAGAGACTGGTATCAGCTGCTGGAATTGTGCGCGTTGTCGGGTGCGTTGCTGGCCGATACCGACGGGGTGTACGACCCGGCGGACTACAACGATCGGCTGCTGCTGGGGCTGAAAGGGACGATGTCGGAGGCTGAACTTCACCTGATCAAACAGCGGATGCAGGCCGGGCGGGTCAACAAGGCCCGCCGTGGGGAGTTGGCCATCGCGCTGCCGCTGGGGTATTGGCGCCGCCCGTCTGGTGAGGTGGTCTTGGACCCCGACGAGCAGGTGCAGGCCGTCGTACGGTTGATCTTCGCTATGTTCGACCGGATCGGCACGATTCAAGGCGTGACCCGCTACCTCGTCGAGCACGGCATCGAGATCGGCATGCGGGCACGCTCAGGGCTGGACAAGGGCGAGGTCGTCTGGCGTCGTCCGGCCCGCGCCACGCTGACCTGCCTGCTCAACAGCCCGATCTACGCTGGAATCTACGTCTACGGCCGCCGCCGGGTCGACTCTTTCCGGCAGGTCCCCGGCCGGCCCAAGAGCGGCCGGACCGTCCAAAAGCCGGATCAGTGGCTGGCGATGATCGAAGGAGCGCTGCCGGCCTACATCAGCGTCGAGCACTACCACCGTAATCTGGAACGGCTGGCGGCCAACCGGCCTCAGCCCGCGGCTCCAGGCCCAGCCCGTGAGGGTCCTGCTCTGTTGGCCGGGCTGGTGCGCTGTGGCCGGTGCCGGCGGCGGATGACGGTGGCCTACCACGTCAACCGCGTCGGCGGCGGCTCGACGCCGCGGGCGAACTACGACTGCGCCGGCGCGCGAGCCGAGTGGGGCGGCCCGCTGTGCCAGCATCTGCGCGGCAGATGCCTGGACGACTTCGTCGCCGGTGAGGTCCTGGCCGCGCTGGCCCCGGCCGCCCTCCAGGTCTCGTTGCGGGCCGCCGAGCAGATCGTCGCCAACCGGGCCGCGCTGGAGCGGATCTGGCGTCAACGCCTGGAACGCGCCGAGATCAACGTGCAGCGCGCTCGGCGCTGCTACCGCCTGGCCGAACCCGAAAAACGCCTGGTAGTGCGCCAGCTGGAGAAGGAGTGGGAGCAGGCGCTGGCGGCCCGGCAGCAACTGAGCGAGGACTACCACCGGTTCGCCCAGAGCACTCCGGCCGTTCTCACCCCGGCCGAACAGGCCACCATCACCGCTCTGGCCGCCGATCTGCCGGCGCTGTGGCGAGCTGCGACGACCACCGACGCCGACCGCAAGGAGATCATTCGCGCGGTCGTCGAGGAGGTCACCGTCGAGGTGCGCGGCCGCAGCGAACTGGTCGATGTCACCCTCACCTGGGCCGGTGGGCGCACCACCCAGGCCGTTATCCGTCGCCCGATCCGCCGGTTCGACGATCTGAGCTACTACCCTCAACTCGCCGCTCGTGTCCGTGAACTGGCCGATTGCGGCCTGCACCCCGCCACCATCGCCGAAACGCTCAACGCCGAGGGGTTTCACCCGGCCAAGGATCACGGCCGGATTGGCCACATCACTGTGATGGAGATTCTCCGGCGCAGCGGCCACCCGATCGCCTACCGCCGCGAGCCCCGGCCCGTCCACCCCGACGACGCCCCGCGCGAGTATGAATGGTGGTTGCCCGACCTGGCCGCCGAGCTGAGCATGGCCCACAGCACGCTGCGCCGTTGGATCACCCTCGGCCACATCACCGGCCGTCAGGAGACCCGGCCGCCCCACCGCTGGATCGTCCACGCCGACCCCGCCACCCTCGCACAACTACGTGACCGGTTCGACCGAGCCTGCGGCCGGACCACCCGCGTCCACCCACGATTCGCCGACAACCCGAAGTTCCACCTTCCGTAG